From Scleropages formosus chromosome 1, fSclFor1.1, whole genome shotgun sequence, a single genomic window includes:
- the ints7 gene encoding integrator complex subunit 7 has product MSLSTARSFLSEAGYGEQELDANSALMELDKGLRSGKLGEQCEAVVLFPKLFQKYPFPILINSAFLKLADVFRLGNNFLRFCVLKVTQQSEKHLEKILNVDEFVKRIFSVIHSNDPVARAITLRMLGSMASIIPERKNAHHSIRQSLDSHDNVEVEAAIFAAASFSAQSKDFAAGICNKISEMIQGLDTPVDLKLKLIPMLQHMHHDASLASNSRQLLQQLVTSYPSTQMVIVTLHTFTQLATSSLIDIPKQIQLLLHYLREDPRKAVKRLSIQDLKLLAKKAPHLWTKENTQALCECALTIPYNSLKLGMLSVLSTLSGTIAIKQYFSPGAGSTPTPSRPTDLVRLAQECCYHSNLAVAAHGVTVLSNIAISGLEKDSLQLEQDTVLGVESLLVLCSQDDGTSAQATLKTALACLAKLLKSQPHLSQAAVEFLLCQLHSARDSARVLMCHALAAIAMQQPVLGEGMLGDLLDLYKVAGTSASDKQQELLVSLATVIFVSSQASLSAEVKTVIKQELENVANCWTVYRIARQASRMGCHQLSSELYQSLRTRVASEHFYFWLNSLKEFSQAEQCLSGLANGDYSGAMGAIADALRSYQKGIASLTAASTPLSPLAFQCEYVKLRIDMLQALSQLICTCNSLKTSPPPAIATTIALASGNELQRCGRISTQMRLSMDEFRNLATRYADLYQSSFDADSATLRNVELQQQSCLLISYVVEALVLDPHTTSFQEYSTLGQMQAESEYERRMMSVFNHVLEEVETLSRKHPPVSYLHTRCLCDAVIALLKVPLSFERYFFQKLQSTSIKLALSPSPRSPTEPIAVQNNQQLTLKVEGVVQHGSAPGLFRKIQSVSLNVSSTLQSKSGQEYKISSDNKTNDIEQRVEPHNDYFSTQFLLNFSTLGNHTVTVEASVVDCSGIEWKTGPKTTIAIKSLEDPFSQQLRHQQAQQAVPQPGPQRTVYGRFP; this is encoded by the exons GATTGCGCTCAGGCAAACTGGGGGAGCAGTGTGAAGCTGTGGTCCTCTTCCCCAAGCTATTCCAAAAGTACCCATTCCCCATCCTTATCAATTCAGCCTTCCTGAAGCTGGCAGATGTCTTTCGGCTAGG AAACAATTTCCTCCGATTCTGTGTGCTGAAAGTCACTCAGCAGAGCGAGAAGCACCTGGAGAAGATTCTGAATGTGGATGAGTTTGTCAAGAGGATCTTTTCAGTCATTCATAGCAATGATCCAGTTGCCAGAGCCATAACTCTCAG GATGCTAGGGAGTATGGCCTCCATAATACCAGAAAGAAAGAATGCCCACCACAGTATTCGTCAGAGCCTGGACTCGCATGACAACGTTGAGGTGGAAGCTGCCATATTTGCAGCTGCCAGTTTCTCTGCACAATCAAA GGATTTTGCAGCAGGAATTTGCAACAAAATAAGTGAaatgattcagg GTCTGGACACACCTGTGGATCTGAAGCTGAAGCTGATTCCCATGTTGCAGCACATGCATCATGATGCCAGTCTTGCTTCCAACAGCAGACAGCTCTTACAGCAACTGGTCACCTCATACCCATCCACGCAGATGGTCATTGTCACCTTGCACACGTTTACCCAACTTGCCACCTCGTCTCTTATTGACATCCCTAAGCAG ATACAACTGCTCCTGCACTACCTGAGGGAGGACCCAAGGAAAGCTGTTAAAAGACTCTCCATCCAGGACCTGAAGTTATTGGCCAAGAAGGCACCGCACCTTTGGACTAAGGAAAACACTCAG GCCCTGTGCGAGTGTGCACTGACCATCCCCTACAACAGCCTGAAGCTCGGCATGTTGTCAGTGCTCTCTACACTCTCTGGGACAATTGCAATCAAGCAGTACTTCAGTCCTGGTGCAG GCAGCACTCCAACCCCCTCAAGACCTACTGATTTGGTCAGGTTGGCTCAGGAATGCTGTTACCACAGCAACTTGGCTGTGGCTGCCCACGGGGTCACTGTGCTTTCCAACATTGCCATTTCCGGTCTGGAAAAAG ACtcactgcagctggagcaggacaCGGTGCTAGGGGTGGAGTCGCTGCTGGTGCTGTGCAGCCAGGATGATGGCACCAGTGCACAGGCTACTCTCAAG ACGGCACTGGCCTGCTTGGCGAAGCTGCTTAAGAGCCAACCTCATCTGAGCCAGGCAGCCGTGGAGTTCCTGCTCTGCCAGCTACATTCGGCCCGGGACTCTGCGCGTGTCCTCATGTGCCATGCCCTGGCTGCCATTGCCATGCAGCAGCCAGTGCTGGGGGAGGGCATGTTGGGAGACCTGCTGGACCTCTACAAGGTCGCCGGCACATCCGCCTCAGATAAACAGCAGGAACTGCTG GTTTCCCTGGCGACGGTTATCTTTGTGTCCAGTCAGGCATCTCTTTCTGCCGAAGTGAAGACGGTGATCAAGCAGGAACTGGAGAACGTGGCAAACTGTTGGACTGTGTACCGAATCGCCCGGCAAGCTTCCCGCATG GGCtgccaccagctgtccagcGAGCTATACCAGAGCTTGCGAACTCGTGTTGCATCGGAGCATTTTTACTTCTGGCTCAACAGTCTGAAAGAGTTCTCGCAGGCCGAGCAGTGCCTAAGTGGCCTAGCTAATGGAGACTACAGCGGTGCCATGGGAGCCATTGCGGATGCCCTTCGTTCATACCAGAAGGGCATCGCCTCCCTCACG GCAGCCAGCACACCCCTGAGCCCGCTGGCCTTCCAGTGCGAGTACGTGAAGCTGCGTATTGACATGCTGCAGGCTCTCTCCCAGCTCATCTGCACCTGCAACAGCCTAAAGACCAGCCCACCGCCTGCCATCGCCACCACTATTGCCCTTGCTTCAGGAAATGAGCTGCAGCGCTGTGGACGCATCTCCACGCAG ATGAGGCTATCGATGGATGAGTTCAGGAACCTGGCGACCCGTTACGCCGACCTATACCAGTCTTCATTTGATGCAGACTCTGCCACCCTCAGGAATGTGGAGCT ACAACAGCAAAGCTGTCTGCTAATCTCTTATGTTGTGGAAGCCCTCGTACTCGACCCACACACAACCAG CTTCCAGGAGTACAGCACCCTGGGCCAAATGCAGGCAGAGAGCGAGTATGAGCGGCGCATGATGTCAGTGTTCaaccatgtcctggaggaggtggagaCACTCAGCAGGAAGCATCCACCGGTGTCGTACTTG CACACGCGCTGCCTCTGTGATGCTGTGATTGCCTTGTTGAAGGTTCCCCTATCGTTTGAGagatattttttccagaaactgcAGTCTACCAGTATCAAG CTTGCTCTCTCACCTTCGCCTCGGAGCCCAACTGAACCAATCGCAGTCCAGAACAACCAACAACTGACTCTGAAGGTGGAGGGTGTTGTGCAGCATGGATCTGCCCCTGGATTGTTTCGGAAgattcagtcagtcagtctcaATGTCAGCTCCACACTGCAGAGCAAGTCTGGTCAGGAATACAAG ATTTCATCAGACAACAAGACGAATGACATTGAGCAAAGGGTGGAGCCCCACAACGATTACTTCAGCACCCAGTTTCTCCTGAACTTCTCCACCCTGGGGAACCACACAGTCACAGTGGAGGCATCTGTTGTGGACTGCAGTGGCATTGAGTGGAAGACTGGACCCAAGACAACCATAGCCATTAAGTCCTTGGAGGACCCTTTCTCCCAGCAGCTTCGTCACCAGCAAGCCCAGCAGGCCGTGCCACAGCCCGGCCCCCAGAGGACTGTCTATGGCCGCTTCCCATAA